In the Acidobacteriota bacterium genome, CCCATATGGGCTGCGCCGGAGACGCACTTTAGAATGTCTTAATGCCGACGACGCTCCGTTCCTACGCCAAGATCAATCTTGGTCTTACCATTGGCCCGATTCGGGACGATGGTTTTCACGAATTGCGTACGGTTTACCAGACCATTGCGCTCCATGATCTCGTGAAAGTTGAGATAGGGCGGGGGACGGGGATTGAGATTCGTTGCAGGAATCCCAAGGTGCCGGCTGATGAGTCGAACACCTGTTATCGCGTTGCCGATAGGTTCATGAAAGCTATCGGTCAGCGCGGCAAGCTGATGATCACCATTGAGAAGACCTTGCCGCTTGAGGGCGGTTTGGGGGCCGCATCCTCGAATGCAGTCGCCACGTTGCTTGGGTTGGAACGTGAATCCGAGAAGGCGCTCGATCCTGAGGACCGGTTGCGCATCTGCGAGGAGGTCGGCTCCGACCTGCCGCTGTTTCTGAGCGGCGGAACGGTTTACGGCGAAGGCCGTGGTGAACAGATTCTTGCGCTTGAGGAGCTTCCGCCGGTCGATTGCGTCGTTGTCACACCCGAAATCGGCATCTCCACCCCCAAAGCCTTCGCTGACTGGGACGCGCTTGCAGAGCGCGAATCTTCCGACGACACCGGATCCCGCTCATCCAGCCGCGCGGCTACTTTGACCAACTCTGCGCAATCCGCTAAAATTCTATCTTTCAGCCGCTCTGTGTACTCGTGGTTGAGCGGTGGTTATAAGACTCCAGTATCCGGTGTTCCCGCATATGGCGGGGACCGGGCCGAGACACAGCTGCTCGACCTTGTCCGTACCGGGATCGAAAACGACTTCGAACGCGTCGTCTTTCCTCAGCATCCCGAATTGCGTGACGTCAAGCGTGTGCTCTACGGCCAGGCCGGCGATGGAGCGCGTTATGCTTCGCTTTCCGGCTCTGGATCGGCTCTTTATGGCCTTTTC is a window encoding:
- a CDS encoding 4-(cytidine 5'-diphospho)-2-C-methyl-D-erythritol kinase, producing the protein MPTTLRSYAKINLGLTIGPIRDDGFHELRTVYQTIALHDLVKVEIGRGTGIEIRCRNPKVPADESNTCYRVADRFMKAIGQRGKLMITIEKTLPLEGGLGAASSNAVATLLGLERESEKALDPEDRLRICEEVGSDLPLFLSGGTVYGEGRGEQILALEELPPVDCVVVTPEIGISTPKAFADWDALAERESSDDTGSRSSSRAATLTNSAQSAKILSFSRSVYSWLSGGYKTPVSGVPAYGGDRAETQLLDLVRTGIENDFERVVFPQHPELRDVKRVLYGQAGDGARYASLSGSGSALYGLFDSREKAEAAAERVQAMGHAAHVTSTLTRKQYWETMVISR